One Candidatus Chazhemtobacterium aquaticus genomic window, GCTGCCTTTTTTACCAAACGAAAACAACAATCTCCTTCCCCCTACAACTATGACGAACTCTAGACTGGACCGCCAAATCATCTATCAAGACAACTCGCTCTCCTCATTCATCACTGGTGTTGCCCTTGGTGCCGTCGCTGCCCTACTCTTAGGAACCAAAGAAGGCAGGGTTCTCACTCGTAAACTCAAAGAAAACCTTTCTTCGTTAACCGAGGAAATAAAACCTTTTCTTGATGATCTGCCCCCCAAAGCTCACAATCTTGTCGAAAATCTCAAACACCAGAATAATGACCTAACTCCTCTTCCTCCCGACTTAGCACCTCCCGCTCCACCTTCTGATCTTTCATCAAGACTTCATCGCGATAATCCTCCCCCAACCTTCACCCAACGAGGTAAACCTCTCTAAGGCTAGCCCTGATATAATTTACCCATGACCGGTCATAACCTTAGACAAAAATACCTCAACTTCTTCAGTTCAAAGCCAAGAAATCACCTTATCATCCCATCCGCTCCTCTTGTCCCCGAAAATGATCCCACCACCCTTTTTAACAGTTCAGGTATGCAGCCCCTAGTTCCATATTTACTTGGCCAGCCACACCCATCTGGCCAGACCAGATTAGTCAACTCTCAAAAATGTTTACGGACCCAAGACATCAGTGAAGTAGGCGATAACCGTCACACCACCTTTTTTGAAATGCTTGGTAACTGGTCACTAGGCGACTATTTCAAAACAGATCAACTTACCTGGATCTGGAATTTCTTAACCCAAGAACTCAAACTTCCCAAAGAAAAACTATACGTCACAGTTTACCAGGGTGGTGACGGTGTCCCCAGAGACGAAGATACTTATCAAATTTGGAAGTCGCTTGGTATCCCCGAAGACCATATTTTTTTCTATCCTTCCAGCAAAAACTGGTGGTCCCGATCCGGAACTCCTCAAGAAATGCCCAGTGGTGAGATTGGCGGACCAGACTCCGAGGTTTTTTTCGAGTTCACTCAGGTAAAACACGATCCTAAATACGGACAACATTGTCATCCAAACTGTGATTGTGGCCGTTTCCTTGAAATCGCTAACTCAGTCTTCATTCAATATCAAAAACAAACAGACGGATCTCTCAAAGAACTATCTCAGAAAAATGTCGATTTTGGTGGAGGGCTGGAAAGAATGCTGGCCGCCATCAATGATCAACCCGATATCTTCATGACCGATTTATTTCAACCTATCATCTCCGAAATCGAAGCACTCACTAATTTACAATACTCAGACCATCAGACATCAATGCGTATCATCGCCGACCACCTTAAAGCCGCCGTCTTCCTTATCAACGAAGGAGTAGAGCCATCCAATAAACTACAAGGCTACGTCTTACGACGCTTAATAAGACGCTCTATTGTTAAACTCTATCAACTTAGCGGTACTCTCAAACCAAACTATCTTAGTATCATTGCTAAGCAAGGAGTAATTAGTACTTATCAATCCCGATCAACCCCACCCTTTCCCAATTTTTTCGACTCTAACCAAAAACAAAGAGAAATCTTCTCCGTACTTGACAATGAATCGCAGCAATTTATCAAGACACTCGACAAAGGGCTTAAACAACTTAACCAACTCTCTCCCTTCGACCTTTATCAAACATATGGTTTTCCCGTTGAAATTACTCAAGAGCTTTACGCCCAACAAGGAAGAGAGCTTGACTTAGATCAATTTAACCAGGAACTCAAACATCACCAAGACCTTTCTCGCACCGCCGGAAAAGGCATGTTCCAGGGCGGCCTCCAAGATCATAGTCAAATTACCACAAAATACCATACAGCTACCCACTTACTCCACCAAGCTTTGCGTCAAGTCTTGGGTGACCACGTTCGCCAGACTGGCAGCAACATCACCCATCAAAGACTCCGTTTTGACTTTACCCATGACCAGCCCCTTAGTAACCAGCAACTTCAGCAGGTTGAAGATTTGGTAAATCAGCAAATTAAAAATAAACTTACCGTCACCTGCCAAACCATGTCCCTACAACAAGCACAATCTCAAAATGCTCTTGCTTTCTTTGCCGAAAAATATGGTGACCAGGTTAAAGTGTATAGTATAGGTAACTTCAGTAAAGAAGTCTGTGGTGGGCCACATGTGGCTAATACCGCCGACATTGGCCCGATCACCATTTATAAGCAAGAGTCGGTTGGTTCAGGCCGTCGTCGCCTTTACGCCAAAATCGTTTAATATTTAAACTCTCTGCCCAGGTTCCACCTGAAGGCTCTTAAACAATATGGAGATCACCCATCTCTTTAAAGCCAAAGAACCAGTTACCCCACCGGAACTTTTTCTAGCAATCCAGATTCAAGAAGGTCTAGTCAAGACCGCTATCTGGCAAGTCTCTAATGGCAAACCAGAAATCGTCAGCTATGGTTCACAAGAAGAGTGGGGCGACACCGAGTCTCTCCTAGTTGCAGTCGATACTTCACTTGCCCATGCCCTCGAATCACAAGATCAGGAGCCAAATCGGGTTATTTTTGGCCTGCCTGAATCCTGGATCAAAGAAGACAAAATTAGCCCTGAATCAAGTGCTTATCTCAAGGAGTTAATCAAAAAACTTGAACTTGAACCCGTTGGTTTTGTCGCCATAACCGAAGCCATTATTCAACAGCTTAAGCTTTCAGAAGGGATACCACCTACCGCTATTTTCCTGGAAGTACACTCCTCCAAAGTCAATGTTGTCGTCACCAGACTAGGAGATATTGTCGGTAGAGAAGAAGTCGGCCGTTCTCAAGATCTCGCCAAAGATGTCCAAGAAGGACTAGCCCGGCTCGATCTCGACCACCTACCAGCTCGAATCCTTGTCATTAACGGCCAGGACCCAGATATCGAACAGCAACTAACATCTTTCCCTTGGCAGGATCACCTTCCTTTTCCTCACCTACCAAAAGTTGAGATACCCGACCCAAAGCTTTCCATCCAAGCTATTGCTCTATCTGGAGGATCAGAAGCAGCTCGCTCCCTTGGTATTTCTGTCACTGAAACAAAAAAAACACAAAACCACCCAACCACTTCAAACTCCTCTTCCAATTCATCAGTCCCACCGCCATCGGTCCTAACCAATCATGGCTTTGTCACCGGCCGTGACATTAGAGACACGAATACGCCCTCCTACCCTTCTGTCTCGCCCTCTTCCCCAACCTCTCAAGCTAACTTTACAAACTCGTCACCATCGATTCCAAATCACCCACCTGTTTCGCCCCCATCTCTACTATCCCGAGTCACCTCTCCGATTAAGCAGTTTCTGGAATTATCACGCTCACAAACTTATATAAAAAAACCCCCATATCTCAATCTCAAACACTCAAAACTCATTTTAATTATCCCCCCTCTTCTAGTTATAAGTCTAATCCTCTCGGCTGTTCTGGTACATGGTTTTTTCTCCTCAGCCACTCTGGTGCTTCACATCTCACCTAAACAAATTGACAAGTCCTTCTCTCTAGCTGTCTCAGACTCACCCCACCCAGACTTGCCAACTGTTCCGGCTACTCTCGACTCCCTCGAGCTTGAAGCCAGCGGATCGCTACCAACTACCGGAGAGGCTACTGTAGGAGATAAAGCCGTCGGTGAAATCACTGTCTTTAACAAAACCGATACCGAAAAAACTCTTGAAAAAGGAACCACTATTATCACTGCCGACAATCTCAAATTTACTCTAGATCAAGATCTCAACATTGCCTCGAGAAGTGCCGAAGAACAAGAAGGCGGTGTCAATATTATCTACGGCAAGTCTTCTGTTGCCGTCACCGCTGCCAACATCGGAGCAGAATACAACATCTCTACAGACACTGATTTTACAGTTGGCACCTTCCCCAAAAGCTCCCTTGAAGCCAAAGCCACCAAAGATTTCTCTGGTGGAACATCGCGTACAGTAAAAGCTGTTTCAGCCAATGATCAACAAGCCCTCCTTGATCAGCTAACTCAACAAATCCAACAACAAGCACAAGACCAACTATCCTCCTCGACTGAATACCAAGTTGTCCCTCAAGACACCCAAGTAATCTCCAAGCAATACAGCCACGATGTAGGCGAGGAGGCTAGCACGCTCTCTCTCGATCTAAAAGTCAAGGCCAACTTTCTCAAATTTCTTCAGTCTGACCTCCACTCCCTTATAGAATCTGAAATTAGCTCTGACATTCCACCCGACTTCGCCCTTGATTCAAGCAACACTCAAATCTCAATCGATCCCCCTCAGTCCGACCCCGACACGGGTTATGCCATCACCACCGCAACAGTAAAAGCTTCACTCATGCCCCAACTCTCTGTTTCGGACTATCAACAACAACTTAAAGGTAAAACTCTTAATGCAGCCAAAACACTTCTCCAAACCATTCCCGGATACCAAAAAACAACCGTAATTATTAACCCGAACCTACCCTTCATTACTGAGAAACTTCCCCTGAATCCTGCCAAAATTAATCTCACCCTCGAACCCTCAGCTCAACCCTAACCTCACTCCTCTTTCCCCGTTATAATTATCCGTAAAGCTATGTCACTATACATCTATCAGAAGGCCCAAACCAACTCTGCACTCCCACCCACTCCTCAACACTCAATCACCCCTCCACCACCTACCCCTCCTCCTCCCAAGCCAGCACAACCACCCCGATCTCTCCTGAGTCTGCTCCCTTTAGGTACCTCTATTACTGGCTTGGTTCTAATCCTCTCGGTTGCCTGGCCAATTGTTTACTACGAAA contains:
- a CDS encoding YtxH domain-containing protein, giving the protein MTNSRLDRQIIYQDNSLSSFITGVALGAVAALLLGTKEGRVLTRKLKENLSSLTEEIKPFLDDLPPKAHNLVENLKHQNNDLTPLPPDLAPPAPPSDLSSRLHRDNPPPTFTQRGKPL
- a CDS encoding alanine--tRNA ligase, encoding MTGHNLRQKYLNFFSSKPRNHLIIPSAPLVPENDPTTLFNSSGMQPLVPYLLGQPHPSGQTRLVNSQKCLRTQDISEVGDNRHTTFFEMLGNWSLGDYFKTDQLTWIWNFLTQELKLPKEKLYVTVYQGGDGVPRDEDTYQIWKSLGIPEDHIFFYPSSKNWWSRSGTPQEMPSGEIGGPDSEVFFEFTQVKHDPKYGQHCHPNCDCGRFLEIANSVFIQYQKQTDGSLKELSQKNVDFGGGLERMLAAINDQPDIFMTDLFQPIISEIEALTNLQYSDHQTSMRIIADHLKAAVFLINEGVEPSNKLQGYVLRRLIRRSIVKLYQLSGTLKPNYLSIIAKQGVISTYQSRSTPPFPNFFDSNQKQREIFSVLDNESQQFIKTLDKGLKQLNQLSPFDLYQTYGFPVEITQELYAQQGRELDLDQFNQELKHHQDLSRTAGKGMFQGGLQDHSQITTKYHTATHLLHQALRQVLGDHVRQTGSNITHQRLRFDFTHDQPLSNQQLQQVEDLVNQQIKNKLTVTCQTMSLQQAQSQNALAFFAEKYGDQVKVYSIGNFSKEVCGGPHVANTADIGPITIYKQESVGSGRRRLYAKIV